In Magnetococcales bacterium, the DNA window CCAGGGGAATTTCACCCAGGAAGGGCATGCCCTCCGCCTCGGCCTGCCGCCGGGCACCGCCATGGGAAAATATTTCGGCGCGGTGACCGCAATGAGAACATATGTGATAGGACATGTTTTCGATGATGCCCAGAACCGGCACATCCACCTTGCGGAACATGTTGATCCCTTTTCTGACATCGGCCAGGGCAACATCCTGGGGTGTGGAGACGATCACCACGCCGGTCAGGGGAACTTTCTGGGTCAGGGTGAGCTGCGCATCCCCGGTACCGGGGGGAAGATCCACGACCAGATAATCCAGTACGCCCCAATCCACATCCCGCAAAAGCTGTTCGACGGCCATGCCCACCATGGGTCCACGCCAGACCATGGGCGCACCCTCCGGAACGAAAAATCCCATGGACATGGCCTTGATGCCAAACGCTTCTGCCGGTTTGATCCCGTTTTCTCCCCCTTCATTCTCCTTGGGCAAATGCGGAATGTTCAGCATGCGCGGCAGACTGGGGCCGTAGATATCCGCATCCAGGAGTCCCACCGTCGCGCCCGCCTGATGCAAGGCCAACGCCAGATTGACTGCCGTGGTGGATTTGCCGACCCCCCCCTTGCCCGACGCGACGGCAATCACGTGGCGTACCCCTGGCAATAAATTGTTTTGGGTGCCATTCCGGGCCGCATCCTGCATCTGACCGGGTTGCCTGTCCGACATGTTCATCTCCTTCACTGAATTAATCATACTGAAACAGTAGGACTTCGAGGATACGCCATCCCTTGCATACAAGCAAGGCGCAACCCGGGATTCAAACCCCTGTCGAAAGAAGCCATTCCCCCCCATGTGTACCCGGTTGATATCAGAGACGTAATTTGAACCGGATCAAGTTGAAACCAGCCATGCCCAGAAACGTAACTTGACCTGGATCAAGTTGAAAGCAGCCATGCAAAGCTTTGTAAGACATAAAAAATACATTAAAAAATCGAATCATTCGGATTGATTTCATTGCAACATGGTTTTACGGGCAGGAAAAAGCGATCAAGGTGGGGTGACAAGAAACGCCACGTCTGGTAGATTGCGCATCGATTTTGGAAGAAGAGGTGATGGAAAAGAAATCATCACGTCCAAAAACACAAAATCGCGCCATCGTTCAGGAAATTTTGGGGTGTTTCCACCGGCAACAACTCCAGCGGGCCAGGTGCCATGAGCGACTCAACGTTCGTCAATTTGATCATGATCCTGATCAGCACGGTGCTGGTCAACAATTTTGTGCTGGCCAGGTTTTTGGGCATCTGCCCCTTCCTGGGGGTGTCCAAGAAGGTGGAAACAGCCATCGGCATGACCTACGCCGTGATTTTTGTCATGACCCTGGCATCGGTGGTGTGCTGGCTGTTGCAGACATTTGTCCTGGCCCCGCTTGGGCTGGCCTACCTGCAAACCCTGACCTTCATCCTGATCATTGCCGCCCTGGTCCAGTTGACCGAAATGGTGATTCGCAAGGCAAGTCCCGCCCTCTACTCAGCCCTGGGCATCTTTCTGCCCCTGATCACGACCAACTGCGCCGTGCTGGGCGTGGCCATCCTGAACATCACCCTGGAAAACAATTTCATCCAGGCCGCCATCTACGGCATGGGCGGCGGGATCGGTTTTGGTCTGGTGCTGGTCCTCTTCGCCGGCATGCGGCAACGGATCGATCTGGCAGATGTGCCGGTGTTGTTCAAGGGATCACCCATCTCCCTGATCAGTGCCAGTCTCCTTTCCCTGGCTTTCATGGGTTTTTCCGGCATGGTCAAGTAAATCGCTGCTGAAACGACAAGGCGCACGGAGAAAGCGAAATGATCGAAGCAGTCATGAGCATGGGCATCCTGGCCCTCGTTTCCGGGGTAGGGCTGGGTCTGGCCGACAAAAAGCTGCAAGTGCAGAGCGATCCGATTGCCGGCAAGCTTGAAGCAGCCCTGCCGGCCACCAATTGCGGCAACTGCGGCTATCCGGGCTGCCGCTCCTATGCCGAGGCCCTGGGCGGAGGTGGCGTGGAAGTCAACCTGTGCCTGCCCGGAGGGGCATCCATCATGGAACAATTGGCCGCCATCCTGGGTGTCGATCCAAAACCGGTCGCCGGCGAAGGACCCATCATGGCCTACATCCGGGAAGAGTCCTGCATCGGTTGCACCGCCTGCATCAAAGCCTGCCCGGTGGATGCCATCGTGGGAGCCAACAAACAATCCCACACCGTCATCCAGGCCGAATGTACCGGCTGCAAGGCCTGTGTCGAACCCTGCCCGGTCGATTGCATCGACATGGTACCCGTACCTGTGACCCTGTATGACTGGAAATGGGAAAAACCGTCCGGACCCTACGCCCTTCAC includes these proteins:
- a CDS encoding Mrp/NBP35 family ATP-binding protein yields the protein MSDRQPGQMQDAARNGTQNNLLPGVRHVIAVASGKGGVGKSTTAVNLALALHQAGATVGLLDADIYGPSLPRMLNIPHLPKENEGGENGIKPAEAFGIKAMSMGFFVPEGAPMVWRGPMVGMAVEQLLRDVDWGVLDYLVVDLPPGTGDAQLTLTQKVPLTGVVIVSTPQDVALADVRKGINMFRKVDVPVLGIIENMSYHICSHCGHRAEIFSHGGARRQAEAEGMPFLGEIPLDQFIREDADSGQPIVVSRPDAPQSVVYRQIAAAVVERINQIGLEATDAPRIVVE
- the rsxB gene encoding electron transport complex subunit RsxB, with the translated sequence MIEAVMSMGILALVSGVGLGLADKKLQVQSDPIAGKLEAALPATNCGNCGYPGCRSYAEALGGGGVEVNLCLPGGASIMEQLAAILGVDPKPVAGEGPIMAYIREESCIGCTACIKACPVDAIVGANKQSHTVIQAECTGCKACVEPCPVDCIDMVPVPVTLYDWKWEKPSGPYALH
- the rsxA gene encoding electron transport complex subunit RsxA gives rise to the protein MSDSTFVNLIMILISTVLVNNFVLARFLGICPFLGVSKKVETAIGMTYAVIFVMTLASVVCWLLQTFVLAPLGLAYLQTLTFILIIAALVQLTEMVIRKASPALYSALGIFLPLITTNCAVLGVAILNITLENNFIQAAIYGMGGGIGFGLVLVLFAGMRQRIDLADVPVLFKGSPISLISASLLSLAFMGFSGMVK